A section of the Leptotrichia sp. HSP-342 genome encodes:
- a CDS encoding N-6 DNA methylase produces MKNKFFELVTDELENNKNQKKLQILKMSLLLYIICVSKVVYEELEDLRDDNYLFLEYLNNLGFEYDLNGTYLENMKNLSSRITIFNEIYDFIEEHPDKQVFIESLSEMEMELKLNILRGKYAKITQNYIDNVINLPITRDESVNQLSLDILEINNNEILYSVDFFEENNFYREKMKDIEKNTITEILYSLKNSSSNKDSAVILTKNLDTSKFLYSFLKESKKGMIEKDAFYLLKNEEMEDFVKSDKIEYVVAIPFNNTLKNQVIIFNEEKENKNNILFVQSQHFFEKGSEKIKPENYKELVEIIKKKQEINGISKLVSNETILRRKCNLDILGYVFKTKEKVNLEELKQNRDKIFELMTINRKKCDDLVNSYLEEE; encoded by the coding sequence ATGAAGAATAAATTCTTTGAACTTGTAACAGATGAGTTGGAAAACAATAAAAATCAGAAAAAATTACAGATTTTAAAAATGTCTCTGCTTTTATATATTATTTGTGTAAGCAAGGTTGTTTACGAAGAGTTGGAAGATTTAAGAGACGATAATTATTTATTTCTGGAATACTTAAATAATTTGGGATTTGAATATGACTTGAATGGCACGTATTTGGAAAATATGAAAAACTTATCGAGTAGAATAACTATATTTAATGAGATATATGACTTTATAGAAGAACATCCAGATAAACAGGTATTTATTGAAAGCTTGTCAGAAATGGAAATGGAATTAAAATTGAATATTTTAAGAGGAAAATATGCAAAAATTACACAAAACTATATCGATAACGTAATTAATTTGCCAATTACACGTGATGAAAGCGTTAATCAATTATCGCTGGATATTTTAGAAATAAATAATAATGAAATATTATACAGTGTTGATTTTTTTGAAGAAAATAATTTTTATCGTGAAAAAATGAAAGATATTGAAAAAAATACAATTACTGAAATTTTATATTCATTAAAAAATTCGTCTTCTAATAAGGATTCAGCAGTAATTTTGACAAAAAATTTAGATACTAGTAAATTCTTATACAGTTTTTTAAAGGAAAGTAAAAAGGGAATGATAGAAAAAGATGCTTTTTACTTATTAAAAAATGAAGAAATGGAAGATTTTGTAAAATCTGATAAAATAGAATATGTAGTCGCAATTCCTTTTAACAATACGTTAAAAAATCAAGTGATAATATTCAATGAAGAAAAAGAAAACAAAAATAATATATTATTTGTTCAATCACAGCACTTTTTTGAAAAAGGAAGCGAAAAAATAAAGCCTGAAAATTATAAGGAATTAGTTGAAATAATTAAGAAAAAACAGGAAATAAACGGTATTTCAAAGTTAGTTTCCAATGAAACAATATTAAGAAGAAAATGTAACCTGGATATTTTGGGATATGTTTTTAAAACTAAGGAAAAAGTCAATTTAGAAGAATTAAAGCAAAATAGGGACAAAATTTTTGAATTAATGACAATAAACAGAAAAAAATGTGATGACTTAGTAAATAGTTATCTGGAAGAGGAATAA
- the purM gene encoding phosphoribosylformylglycinamidine cyclo-ligase, producing the protein MSISYKDSGVDKEEGYKSVEKIKNGAKSTYNANVMNDLGSFGALYKLGDYKKPVLVSGTDGVGTKLKVAFETGIYNTVGIDCVAMCINDILCHGAKPLFFLDYLACGKLDSNVSAEIVSGVVEGCLQSEAALIGGETAEMPGFYTLGEYDIAGFAVGAVEEDQIVNGSDVKENDVLIAIPSSGAHSNGFSLIRKLFTDFTEVYSGKTIGEHLLTPTKIYVKPVQAVMKEVKINGMAHITGGGLIENVPRTIPDGLCANIQKSKIQIHELFKHDAFSRVNEEEMWGTFNMGIGFVLIVDAKDKEKVIEILGQNGENAYEIGHIGKGDEKICLK; encoded by the coding sequence ATGTCAATTTCTTATAAAGATTCGGGAGTAGATAAAGAAGAAGGGTATAAAAGTGTAGAAAAAATAAAAAATGGTGCCAAAAGCACATATAATGCCAATGTTATGAATGATTTGGGAAGTTTCGGAGCTTTATACAAACTTGGAGATTATAAAAAGCCTGTGCTGGTTTCTGGAACTGATGGAGTTGGGACAAAATTAAAAGTTGCATTTGAAACAGGGATTTACAACACAGTAGGAATAGACTGCGTAGCAATGTGTATAAATGATATTTTATGTCACGGAGCGAAACCGTTATTTTTCCTAGATTACTTAGCTTGCGGGAAATTAGATTCAAATGTGTCGGCTGAAATTGTAAGCGGAGTTGTGGAAGGATGTTTGCAGTCAGAAGCTGCCTTAATTGGTGGAGAAACGGCTGAAATGCCAGGATTTTATACTCTAGGAGAATACGATATTGCAGGATTTGCAGTAGGGGCGGTAGAAGAGGACCAAATTGTGAATGGTTCAGATGTTAAGGAAAACGATGTTTTAATTGCAATTCCATCAAGTGGAGCACACAGTAACGGTTTTTCATTAATCAGAAAATTATTTACTGACTTTACTGAAGTTTACAGTGGAAAAACAATTGGGGAACATTTATTGACTCCTACAAAGATTTATGTAAAACCAGTTCAGGCTGTAATGAAGGAAGTAAAAATCAACGGAATGGCTCACATTACTGGTGGAGGACTAATCGAAAATGTTCCAAGAACAATACCTGATGGACTTTGTGCAAATATACAAAAATCAAAAATTCAAATTCACGAATTATTTAAACACGATGCATTTTCAAGAGTAAATGAAGAGGAAATGTGGGGAACATTTAATATGGGTATAGGATTTGTATTGATTGTGGATGCAAAAGATAAGGAAAAAGTGATTGAAATTTTAGGACAAAATGGTGAAAATGCTTATGAAATTGGACATATTGGAAAAGGTGATGAAAAAATATGTCTAAAATAA
- the purN gene encoding phosphoribosylglycinamide formyltransferase, producing MSKIIENSKNDTGNKKTRIAVFISGSGSNLQSIIDNIENDNLNCEISYVIADRECFGLERAEKHGIKSIMLDKKLFGKNLSDEINAILENDTERTDYIVLAGYLSILSENFINKWNRKIINIHPSLLPKYGGKGMYGIKVHEAVIANKEKESGCTIHFVDNGIDTGEIITNVKVPVYENDTPEILQKRVLEKEHILLIEGIKKLLEQ from the coding sequence ATGTCTAAAATAATTGAAAATTCAAAAAATGATACAGGAAATAAAAAAACGAGGATAGCAGTATTTATATCAGGTTCAGGCTCCAATTTACAGTCAATAATCGACAATATTGAAAACGACAACTTAAACTGTGAAATTTCCTACGTTATTGCTGATAGGGAATGCTTTGGACTGGAAAGAGCTGAAAAACATGGGATAAAAAGTATAATGCTCGATAAAAAGTTATTTGGAAAAAATTTATCAGATGAAATAAACGCTATTTTGGAAAATGATACAGAAAGAACAGATTACATCGTACTTGCAGGTTATCTGTCAATTTTATCAGAAAATTTCATAAACAAATGGAATCGTAAAATTATAAATATTCATCCGTCACTTCTCCCAAAATACGGTGGAAAAGGAATGTACGGAATAAAAGTCCACGAAGCTGTAATCGCAAACAAGGAAAAAGAAAGCGGCTGTACAATCCATTTTGTAGACAATGGAATAGACACAGGAGAAATTATAACAAATGTGAAAGTGCCTGTTTATGAGAATGATACGCCTGAAATTTTGCAAAAGAGGGTGCTGGAAAAGGAGCATATTTTGCTGATTGAAGGGATTAAAAAGTTATTGGAACAATAA
- the malQ gene encoding 4-alpha-glucanotransferase codes for MEMFERSSGILLHPTSLPGKYGIGSLGKEAYKFVDFLKKANQKLWQIFPLGPTGYGDSPYQCFSTFAGNPYLIDFDLLIEQNLLSEEDLKDINFGDNKEYVDYGAIYNQKYPLLRKAFENFKANGNDDLKRKLETFKAENSDWLNDYSLFISLKNHFNGLPWTEWPHDIKVREEAAINKYREELADEVEYNNFIQCLFFDQWNNVKKYANDNGIKIIGDIPIFVAVDSSDAWANPEIFLFDPELKPVKVAGVPPDYFSATGQLWGNPLYDWDKLKELNYKWWVDRVRANLSTCDIIRIDHFRGFEAYWAVPYGDDTAINGQWVKGPGIDLFNKIKEELGELPIIAEDLGLMTQGVIDLREATGFPGMKILGFAFDSEEENDYLPHTYTKNCVVYTGTHDNDTLIGWFTKAKEKDKQFARDYLNSQTDDNIHWDAIRGAWSSVANMAIAPIQDFLGLGSEARINTPGVASGNWQWRLKDGVLTDELAEKIAKLTKVYSR; via the coding sequence ATAGAAATGTTTGAGAGAAGTTCTGGTATTTTGTTACATCCTACTTCACTTCCTGGAAAATATGGAATTGGAAGTTTAGGAAAGGAAGCATATAAATTTGTGGATTTCTTAAAAAAAGCAAATCAAAAATTATGGCAAATTTTCCCATTAGGTCCAACTGGATACGGTGATTCGCCTTATCAATGTTTTTCAACATTCGCTGGAAATCCATATCTGATTGATTTTGACTTATTAATTGAGCAAAATTTATTATCAGAGGAAGATTTGAAAGATATTAATTTTGGTGACAATAAGGAATATGTTGATTATGGTGCTATTTATAATCAAAAATATCCTTTACTAAGAAAAGCATTTGAAAATTTTAAAGCTAATGGAAACGATGATTTAAAAAGAAAATTAGAGACTTTTAAAGCTGAAAATAGCGATTGGTTAAATGATTACAGCTTGTTTATATCTTTAAAAAACCACTTTAATGGACTTCCTTGGACTGAATGGCCGCACGATATTAAAGTTAGAGAAGAAGCCGCTATTAATAAATACAGAGAGGAATTAGCTGATGAAGTTGAATACAATAACTTTATTCAATGCCTGTTTTTCGATCAATGGAATAATGTAAAAAAATATGCTAATGATAATGGAATTAAAATAATTGGAGATATACCAATCTTCGTTGCAGTAGACAGTTCTGACGCATGGGCAAATCCAGAAATTTTCCTTTTCGATCCTGAACTAAAACCCGTTAAAGTAGCTGGTGTTCCGCCTGATTATTTTAGTGCCACAGGACAGCTTTGGGGAAATCCTCTATACGACTGGGATAAATTAAAAGAGTTAAACTACAAATGGTGGGTAGACAGAGTTAGAGCTAACCTTTCTACTTGCGACATCATAAGAATTGACCATTTCAGAGGATTTGAAGCATACTGGGCAGTTCCTTATGGAGATGATACTGCAATAAATGGTCAATGGGTAAAAGGACCTGGAATTGACTTATTTAATAAAATAAAGGAAGAATTGGGAGAATTACCAATTATTGCCGAAGACTTGGGATTAATGACACAAGGTGTTATTGATTTGAGAGAAGCAACTGGATTTCCTGGAATGAAAATCTTAGGTTTTGCATTTGATTCAGAAGAAGAAAATGACTACTTGCCTCATACTTATACAAAAAACTGTGTAGTTTATACTGGAACTCACGATAATGACACATTAATCGGATGGTTTACAAAAGCAAAAGAAAAAGATAAACAATTTGCAAGAGATTATTTAAACTCACAAACTGACGATAACATCCATTGGGATGCAATAAGAGGTGCATGGAGTTCTGTTGCAAACATGGCAATCGCTCCAATTCAAGATTTCTTAGGATTAGGAAGCGAAGCTAGAATCAATACTCCTGGAGTTGCTAGCGGAAACTGGCAATGGAGATTAAAAGATGGTGTATTAACTGATGAATTAGCTGAAAAAATTGCTAAATTAACAAAAGTTTATTCAAGATAA
- a CDS encoding YciI family protein, producing the protein MYIVNLNYIKEVSEVEKHLEEHIKFLEKYYEMGKFICSGRKNPRTGGVILLNVESLSEVESIILEDPFNANEIAEYKITEFFPTKYTRTHLKLN; encoded by the coding sequence ATGTATATTGTAAATTTGAATTATATAAAGGAAGTAAGTGAAGTTGAAAAACATTTAGAAGAACACATAAAATTTTTGGAAAAATATTATGAAATGGGAAAATTCATTTGTTCAGGAAGAAAAAATCCTAGAACGGGCGGTGTAATTTTGTTAAATGTAGAAAGTTTATCAGAAGTAGAAAGTATAATTTTGGAAGATCCATTTAATGCAAATGAAATTGCAGAATATAAAATTACGGAATTTTTTCCTACAAAATATACTCGAACCCATTTAAAATTGAACTGA
- a CDS encoding restriction endonuclease subunit S encodes MKLGDNVDIIAPLNVKTADSETGYLLLNPTLVNNGKIESFENAEVPERYKNGKNKINEKYFVKKNDVLFQAKGSKIEVVYVDKEYENVLPATLYFILRANDKINPKYLQWLLKTELLLLYFEKKYKTMSAVRAVNKTDIVELDIDLPDREEQDRMVEIITSFEKEEENTREYLKIKKKYIEEKILTKNKVIINEE; translated from the coding sequence ATGAAATTAGGAGATAATGTAGATATAATAGCACCATTAAATGTAAAAACAGCTGATTCGGAAACAGGTTATCTTTTGTTAAATCCGACGCTTGTAAATAATGGTAAGATAGAAAGCTTCGAAAATGCGGAAGTTCCTGAAAGATATAAAAATGGAAAAAATAAAATAAATGAAAAATACTTTGTAAAAAAGAACGATGTGCTGTTTCAGGCAAAAGGGAGTAAAATAGAAGTTGTATATGTTGATAAGGAATATGAAAATGTACTTCCTGCAACACTTTACTTTATCTTGCGGGCAAATGACAAAATAAATCCTAAATATTTGCAATGGCTTTTAAAGACAGAACTGCTGCTACTTTATTTTGAAAAGAAATATAAAACTATGAGTGCTGTCAGAGCTGTAAATAAAACTGATATTGTTGAGCTTGATATAGACTTGCCGGATAGAGAAGAACAGGACAGAATGGTTGAAATAATAACAAGTTTTGAAAAAGAGGAAGAAAATACAAGAGAATATCTGAAAATAAAGAAAAAATATATCGAAGAAAAAATTCTAACGAAAAATAAGGTGATAATAAATGAAGAATAA
- a CDS encoding endonuclease/exonuclease/phosphatase family protein, with translation MKLLTINVHAWLEENQMEKIDILAKDIAEKQYDVIAMQEVNQLMNNPVIFDDIRQENYGWVLLEKLQEYTDTDYYYHWSNSHIGFSKYNEGVAIITRHKIKDEDEFYCTFAQSVRTISARRIVSITINYNGQDVEFYSCHMNLPNCETEDMGENLRNILNRTKTDNLKILMGDFNTDANGNPEDYQNILNQGLFDTYTLAEKKDSGVTVDKGIHGWAQDKSKKRIDYIFCTKEIKVKESKVIFNGKNKGVVSDHFGIEVEIEI, from the coding sequence ATGAAATTATTAACAATAAATGTACATGCATGGTTAGAAGAAAATCAAATGGAGAAAATTGATATCTTAGCAAAAGATATAGCTGAAAAGCAATATGATGTAATAGCAATGCAGGAAGTAAATCAGCTTATGAATAATCCTGTAATTTTTGACGATATAAGACAGGAAAACTATGGATGGGTCCTTCTGGAAAAATTACAGGAATACACAGACACTGACTATTATTATCACTGGAGTAACTCACATATTGGATTTAGTAAATATAATGAAGGCGTGGCAATAATAACAAGGCATAAAATCAAAGATGAAGATGAGTTTTACTGTACTTTTGCACAGTCAGTAAGAACAATATCGGCAAGAAGAATAGTTAGTATCACAATTAATTATAATGGACAGGATGTTGAATTTTACAGCTGTCACATGAATTTACCAAATTGTGAAACTGAAGATATGGGAGAAAATTTAAGAAATATTTTGAATAGAACTAAAACTGATAATTTAAAAATATTAATGGGTGATTTTAATACAGATGCCAATGGGAATCCTGAAGATTATCAAAATATTTTAAATCAAGGCTTATTTGATACATATACACTTGCTGAAAAAAAAGACAGCGGTGTGACAGTAGATAAAGGAATACATGGATGGGCTCAAGATAAATCGAAAAAGAGAATAGACTACATATTTTGTACTAAGGAAATCAAAGTAAAAGAAAGCAAAGTTATCTTTAATGGAAAAAATAAAGGTGTAGTGTCGGATCATTTTGGTATAGAAGTGGAAATAGAAATTTAA
- a CDS encoding alpha-glucoside-specific PTS transporter subunit IIBC: MMKKIQRFGGAMMAPVLLFAFTGIVVGLSSVFTNTQVMGNIANEGTIWHSFWYVVQEGAWTVFRQMPLLFAIGLPISLATKTNARACMETFALYMTFNYFVAAILKVFSGVDTAKMVADKVTGYAAIGGVPTLDTNLFGGILIAALVVYLHNKYFDQKLPDFLGVFQGSVFVYMVGFVVMIPCAFLTVLIWPKVQLGIGAMQGFMKVSGVFGVWIYTFLERILIPTGLHHFVYTPFIFGPAAVPNGIQVYWVEHIKEFAQSTQSLKSLFPQGGFALHGNSKIFGATGIALAMYATAKPNKKKVVAALLIPIVFTAVISGITEPLEFTFLFIAPVLFAVHAFLAATMAATMYAFGVVGNMGGGLLDFLFLNWVPMFKNHSGTVFTQIIIGLIFTVIYFFVFKFLIQKMDLKTPGREDEDEEMKLYTKADYKAKHGEGGAQGAAAIAGGDEYAQKGAIILEALGGRENIEELNNCATRLRVSVKDPSKLSPDAAFKAAGAHGVVRKGSAIQVIIGLSVPQVRERIEEMMKKG, encoded by the coding sequence ATGATGAAAAAAATTCAACGATTCGGTGGAGCGATGATGGCACCAGTTCTATTGTTTGCATTCACTGGGATAGTCGTAGGATTGTCTTCTGTATTTACTAATACACAAGTTATGGGAAATATTGCTAACGAAGGGACAATATGGCACAGTTTTTGGTATGTAGTTCAAGAAGGTGCTTGGACTGTATTTAGACAAATGCCGTTATTATTCGCGATAGGGTTACCAATAAGTTTAGCAACAAAAACAAATGCCAGAGCATGTATGGAAACATTTGCATTATACATGACATTTAACTATTTTGTAGCTGCAATATTAAAAGTGTTTTCTGGAGTAGATACAGCTAAAATGGTAGCAGATAAAGTAACAGGATATGCTGCAATAGGTGGAGTTCCAACATTAGACACAAACTTATTTGGTGGTATCTTGATAGCAGCATTAGTAGTATATCTGCATAATAAATATTTTGATCAAAAATTACCTGATTTCTTAGGAGTATTCCAAGGTTCAGTATTTGTATACATGGTAGGATTTGTAGTTATGATTCCTTGTGCATTCTTAACAGTATTAATTTGGCCTAAAGTTCAATTGGGAATTGGTGCAATGCAAGGATTTATGAAAGTTTCAGGAGTATTTGGAGTATGGATTTATACATTCTTAGAAAGAATATTGATTCCAACAGGACTGCATCACTTTGTTTACACGCCATTCATATTCGGACCGGCAGCTGTTCCTAACGGAATCCAAGTTTACTGGGTTGAACATATAAAAGAATTTGCTCAAAGCACACAATCATTGAAATCTTTATTTCCACAAGGTGGATTTGCGTTACATGGAAACTCAAAAATATTTGGTGCAACAGGGATAGCTCTTGCTATGTATGCTACAGCAAAACCTAATAAGAAAAAAGTTGTAGCGGCATTATTAATACCTATAGTATTTACAGCAGTAATCTCAGGTATAACTGAACCATTAGAATTTACGTTTTTGTTTATAGCTCCAGTATTGTTTGCAGTTCACGCATTTTTAGCGGCAACAATGGCAGCAACAATGTATGCTTTTGGAGTAGTTGGAAATATGGGTGGAGGATTACTTGACTTCTTATTCCTAAACTGGGTTCCAATGTTTAAAAATCACTCGGGAACAGTATTTACTCAAATAATAATAGGATTAATATTTACAGTAATATATTTCTTTGTATTTAAGTTCTTAATTCAAAAAATGGATTTGAAAACTCCAGGTAGAGAAGATGAAGATGAAGAAATGAAACTTTATACTAAAGCTGATTATAAAGCTAAACACGGTGAAGGTGGAGCACAAGGTGCAGCAGCCATAGCTGGTGGAGATGAATATGCTCAAAAAGGTGCAATCATTCTTGAAGCATTAGGTGGAAGAGAAAATATCGAAGAACTTAATAACTGTGCAACTAGACTTAGAGTAAGTGTAAAAGATCCAAGTAAATTATCGCCAGATGCAGCATTTAAAGCAGCAGGAGCTCATGGTGTAGTTAGAAAAGGATCAGCTATTCAAGTAATCATCGGATTGTCAGTACCTCAAGTAAGAGAAAGAATTGAAGAAATGATGAAAAAAGGATAA
- a CDS encoding DUF5105 domain-containing protein, whose protein sequence is MKKLLLILTMLLFIFSCGTPQPQKDLESALKALQSGDEKKIQELYSSSETLDNDDSAKIMREGYKKLSYKVKSTKVEGDKATINLDIKSPDLSSYFPEFLQKGILIQAANPGKSDEEITKMGEEFTVKFFLEKINSKDLKFSEKNIDVVLKKVNGKWKIDG, encoded by the coding sequence ATGAAAAAATTATTACTCATTTTAACAATGTTACTATTTATATTCAGCTGCGGAACTCCACAACCACAAAAAGACCTTGAAAGTGCATTAAAAGCTCTTCAAAGTGGAGATGAAAAGAAAATACAGGAATTATATTCCAGTTCCGAGACACTAGATAATGATGATTCTGCAAAAATTATGAGGGAAGGTTACAAAAAATTAAGCTATAAAGTAAAAAGCACAAAAGTAGAAGGCGATAAAGCAACTATAAACCTTGACATAAAATCTCCTGATTTAAGTTCTTATTTCCCTGAATTTTTACAAAAAGGAATATTAATACAAGCTGCAAATCCAGGAAAAAGCGATGAAGAAATAACAAAAATGGGCGAAGAATTTACAGTAAAATTCTTTTTAGAAAAAATAAATTCAAAAGACTTAAAATTTAGTGAAAAAAATATAGATGTCGTTCTAAAAAAAGTGAATGGAAAATGGAAAATTGACGGATAG
- a CDS encoding Hsp70 family protein produces the protein MSKYVFGIDLGTTYSCIARVDDTARAEVIKNNDGDNITPSVVEFDGDNVIVGADAKSEAVLNPENTVMLVKTLMGKTDFAINYNGEDKTPEEISAFILRKLTQDASEQLGVEVKDVVITCPAYFGTAERTATKNAGKIAGLNVLEIISEPTAAALYYGCAKEQNEKTILVYDLGGGTFDVTIMRISSDKIQVICSDGDHDLGGKNWDEVLIEYLADQFVKKIGYDIEFDEYAKQDLRLKAEKIKKQLTSRSQAGDLLEVMGNREKVSITRDEFEEITSTLLNETLKKTKEVIDVAKRKGYEKIDEILLVGGSTRMPQIKRALTENFGGIEIKILEPDEAVAKGAAIHAVNVYVNNQKSLAGQDFESDTEVKVMVNGDEKELKAKDYKEDLTFSPEMMGIGGNTREIVIATTKSFAVKVENKDGVKSCFNMIVKNEPMPSGILEVSGNFTTLNDNQETVDIEIYENDYMDKYFDVDEDLKIGNAILELPENLPAGSLVEITLKLNKEGILEIRGRDKAGNKEVNVKLETKSVISKEKLEKLTNKSRGIAVL, from the coding sequence ATGTCAAAATACGTTTTTGGAATTGATTTGGGAACGACTTATTCCTGTATAGCCCGTGTAGATGATACAGCAAGGGCTGAAGTAATTAAAAATAATGATGGAGATAATATAACACCGTCTGTAGTTGAATTTGACGGAGATAACGTGATTGTTGGGGCAGATGCAAAATCTGAGGCAGTTTTAAATCCCGAAAATACAGTAATGCTTGTAAAAACGCTTATGGGAAAGACAGATTTTGCAATTAATTATAATGGAGAAGACAAGACTCCTGAAGAAATATCGGCTTTTATTTTAAGAAAATTGACACAAGATGCTTCAGAACAGCTTGGTGTGGAAGTTAAGGATGTTGTGATAACTTGTCCAGCTTATTTTGGAACAGCAGAACGTACAGCAACTAAAAATGCAGGTAAAATCGCAGGACTTAATGTACTAGAAATCATAAGTGAGCCAACAGCGGCGGCACTATACTATGGATGTGCAAAGGAACAGAATGAAAAGACAATTCTGGTTTATGATTTAGGAGGCGGGACTTTTGACGTTACGATTATGCGTATTAGTTCTGATAAGATTCAGGTTATCTGTTCAGACGGAGATCACGATTTAGGTGGAAAAAACTGGGATGAAGTATTGATAGAATACCTTGCTGACCAATTTGTCAAGAAAATAGGCTATGATATTGAGTTTGATGAATATGCAAAACAGGATTTGCGATTGAAGGCAGAAAAGATAAAAAAACAGCTAACTTCACGAAGTCAGGCTGGAGATTTGCTGGAAGTTATGGGAAACAGGGAAAAAGTCTCTATAACTAGAGATGAATTTGAAGAAATAACTTCTACATTGCTAAATGAAACTTTGAAAAAAACGAAAGAAGTAATTGATGTAGCCAAAAGAAAAGGATATGAAAAAATAGATGAAATACTTCTTGTAGGTGGCTCTACAAGAATGCCACAGATAAAAAGGGCATTGACAGAAAACTTTGGAGGAATAGAAATAAAAATCCTTGAACCAGATGAAGCTGTTGCAAAAGGAGCGGCAATTCATGCTGTAAATGTTTATGTGAATAATCAGAAGAGCCTTGCAGGACAGGATTTTGAATCTGATACGGAAGTAAAGGTAATGGTTAATGGAGATGAAAAGGAATTAAAAGCAAAGGACTATAAGGAAGATTTGACATTTTCTCCTGAAATGATGGGAATAGGTGGAAATACAAGAGAAATTGTTATTGCGACAACAAAGAGCTTTGCAGTAAAAGTTGAAAATAAAGATGGGGTTAAGAGCTGCTTTAATATGATTGTAAAAAATGAGCCTATGCCAAGCGGAATTTTAGAAGTTTCGGGTAATTTTACAACGCTTAATGATAATCAAGAGACAGTAGATATAGAAATTTATGAAAATGACTATATGGATAAGTATTTTGATGTAGATGAGGACTTAAAAATAGGTAATGCGATATTGGAACTGCCTGAAAACCTTCCAGCAGGCTCTTTAGTAGAAATAACTCTTAAACTTAATAAAGAAGGAATTTTGGAAATAAGAGGAAGAGATAAGGCTGGAAACAAGGAAGTAAATGTAAAATTAGAAACAAAAAGTGTAATATCTAAAGAAAAATTAGAAAAATTGACAAATAAATCACGAGGAATTGCAGTACTTTAA